A stretch of DNA from Lycium ferocissimum isolate CSIRO_LF1 chromosome 4, AGI_CSIRO_Lferr_CH_V1, whole genome shotgun sequence:
AATTTAGGTTCTATTGACCGATGCtttaaattattacttttttttatataaatttgtgATGTTTATAATTGTgactattaaaaaatataaattaaattaattttgaaatagGTGATATTCAAATTTTTGGATTTCTTGAGTGACAATGTCAAATCTTCTCATTTATGTTTGAAAATATTGTCActaatatctttattttttacaagAAACATCCCTcaagttatttttattatattatcgaATATCATTCGTAAGCTTAATGAGGTCATTCACAACTGCGCGAAGCGCGAGAAAATTACCTAgtattacataaattgagacgcaGGGTGTACCATACTTACTAATATTAGAACGAAATGATCCGGAATAATAAAGTGAAATACACATAACAATGACTAATTTGGAATCGGATCATAATAGGAATTGAATTGTTTGAtgagaaaattttattttgagctGAACAAACAACTTCATATCTATTGAATGTTTAATTACCGAATTACGTATCTAATAGTAATGACTTGCACGTAGATTTATATCATATGGTGACAATTAATAACCCCCTCTCATtcactaattttttttggactttggaaagagagagaaaagaaaagaacttCACTACGTAACGGAATATGGCCTTACCAATCCCATGCATAAGTATATAGTCTTTGAAAAACTCTTTGGAGTTCCCTCCTTTTCCTCCCCATTTCTACTCTTTCTCTCTAGGGTTGTTTACGTATCTTTCCATTTCATCACATTGATTACATATCCAATTGTTTCGTCATAATTGAATATGAGCAATTCTCAGTTAGATTCCGATCTCCATACCTCCCTCCCTGCCGCTGCCGCCggtaatttaaatttaaatcccTAATCCCTTTGATCATACGCATGTATATCAATGCTTTTGTTCTAATTCATTCTTGTTTATCTTTAATGTCATCATTCTCCATAGCTTTGAGTGCTGAGGATCGTGCTGGCTTGGTAAATGCACTCAAGGTttgctcctctctctctctctttcgtTTTTTCCCTTGTTCGTCATATTTtcgtttaattttttatatttggttTGTTTTGGAAATGTGTAGAATACGCTTCAGAATTTGGCTTTGGAGAACTCGGACATACTTGAGACTTTGTCACCACAAGTTAGGAAGCGCGTTGATGCTTTGAGAGAACTTCAGGTTTATTATTCATATCGCATGTCTTTATCTGTTTCATTTTATCATGATGGCAGTATGGAAGGGGAGATACTGTAATGGTTGAAGAAAAGTTAGTATAACGGAGAAAACATGGCATCGACGAGATAATTAATTTGAAGATATGAAAGTGGTGAAAGTTGTATAGAAGATTAGTATTACTTACATATTTATCAGCCATCTTTTAGGTTATGGAAGGCTTGAGTATTCAAAGAGGATATGCACAAACTGGTGTGTGTAACTGTATATTTTAGTATCCGACAGTTGGGAAGGTTCTATACTTAGTCATGCTTGATGTTCTGTTGACGTTTGACCAGGTATGTGCTATGCTTGCTTGTAGAAGAATAGTCTCACAGAGATGATGAGTGTGGCCGTGTTTATAGATACAATATTCATCTATTGATTTCTATTGACATTTCACTTGGTATAAGTTGTGGCAATTGAGAAACAGACTCTCGCTGTATGGTATATATGACTGCAGTTCTAGAGGACTCACGCAGTTATCTGGCCATGCTTTGGTTCCCCCCTCAACCAGTCCCAACAAATGATATTTAACTGGAGTGACTAGTAACTATGTTTGTAAATGAATAAGTTCTCATTCTAATGATTAATTTGCTAGTTGTAAGTTCCCCTTTTCAAACTTTTGGGTCCTTGGATTTGCATTTTCATTTGGCTGTATTGACTCTTCCACTATGTTAGATCTTAATTGCTCTTACAAAGGGTAGAAGAGAGCTTGACAGAATTTTCTGTTTGTAGGGTCAACATGATGAACTGCAAGCTAAGTTTTTGGAGGAGAAGGCTGCACTTGAAGTTAAATACCAGAAGCTGTATGAACCGTTGTACACAAAGGTGAAAAGTTTATTTAACTTGTTCCACATCTGCATGTATCTTGACAATGAAATCTGCTCCCaaccccaaaaaaagaaaaaaagaagatatagGAAATTAAAATTAGAAGAAATGTAGAAGTTAATAACTTCGCAGCATTTTTGACTCGATATGTCCTTGCTTGATTAATCATTTTGTGGTTTTTTAACAGAGATATGAAATAGTAAATGGCGTTGTTGAAGTGGAAGGTGTCAATGTGGCTCCTGTGGACCAGGGTGACAATAAAGGGACAGGAGATGGTAAACTTTGACCCGTTTTTTCTTACATATGTGTGAATTAATTGCAGAAGGGCTTTAATTTTCTTCTTGTGAAATTTAGGTACTGAGAAAGGCATTCCCAACTTCTGGCTGATCGCTATGCAGAATAATGAGATATTGGCAGAGGAGGTAAATAGCCAAAGTTATCATTGTTTCTTGCTTTTAAGTTCCATTCATTAAGCTAACTGCAAATCACTCTGCTATAGATCTCAGAGGATGATGAAGAAGCTTTAGAATTCCTCAAGGATATCAAGTGGTGCAGAGTCGATGATCCAAAGGGTTTTAAGCTTGAATTCTTCTTTGATACAAACCCCTTTTTCAAGAATCCAGTATTGACAAAGACCTATCACATGATTGGTGATGATGAACCCATACTGGAGAAAGCAATAGGGTAGCTTCTGCTGTGTTTTTATTTTGGGGTAATATATTATGGTCCTATTTTTGTTGGTTTCTTTGATATGGGATGCGTTGCAGGACAGATATTGAATGGTATCCAGGAAAATGCTTGACGCGGAAGATTTTAAAGAAGAGGCAAAAGAAAGGATTAAAAAATGTCAAGCCCGAAATTAGGATTGAGGACTGTGAaagtttcttcaactttttcaaaCCGCCACAAGTACCTGAAGATGATGGCTATGATATAGACAATGATACTGTAGGTTCCACAACTTAGAAGACTTTATTCATTTACTGTTGagttactttttttattttattactgaTGTCATAACTAAATTGAATGTATTCCTTACAGGTTGAAAAACTCCAGCATCAAATGGAACAAGATTATGAAATTGGGTTTGTAGATTATTTATTCTTTGCTTGGATGGTTCCCTTAGTAttaattcacttttatttaGATCTTTGTCCGAACAAATTACCCGTTTGGTTCTACGCATCATAAGTTGCCTATGTTTGGATTAGAAGTGtgaatatgatgttgtgttTTGTGCTTCCTTTTACAGCTCAACAATCAGGGACAAAATAATCCCTCATGCAGTGTCATGGTTCACTGGTGAGCTAGCTGAAAACGATGACTCTGAAGATACGGAAGATGAAGATGAGGATGAAGAAGAGAAGTGTGAAAATAAGGTGAGATATATCTTTTGCCTGCTTCTACAAGGTGATTCAACTGTCTCCCTTTGTTTTTGGATGCTGATAGTTTCTGTCTGTCGATTTTCTTTGTTCTATTGTCGTTTCAGCCTTGAGGACCAAAGGTGATATGAACATATCTGTGGCACTTCCGTCTGGTgtcctttcattttcttagaCTTGATGAACAGTGGATTGATTTGACAAAATTGTAGAAGAGTGCCAGAGTCACAAGCTGGAGAAGGTTAGCAGGGTGGTGAATGTCCTAGAGAGTGCAAGCAAGAGTAGTTTGTGGTTGCATGCTAGGTCACAAGCTAATGGAAAACAGCAATCTCGGAACCCTTGGTTGATAAATTTGCCTTAGCCAATTTTTTTGTGCACATTTTCCCTTTCCGTCCACTCCTTTTTCCATCATCCTTTTCTGCGTGTTATGTTTTGATGTGATTTGTCATGGCTCTGGTTTTTTGATTCTGTGGTTTGCTTTTCTTACCATGAAATGGTGGACCCTTTTTGCTAGTGTCCTTGCTACCCCCCACCCACCATCGCTCCTTTCTCTGCAGTCGTCTATGTAGATTGATACAACTATGATTGCTTATACCAAAGGCTTATACATGATCCaactttgtatatatgtactagCTGCcgtgtaaatatttttcttaatccCTTTTCAAGTTATGTAGATATATTTCCCACGTGTGTATCTACTTTTCTTAATTAATGATGGAAATACTGCAAGAGTGAAgtccccaaactatggtcgctAAGATTAATTGTGATTTAGGTACCAATATCTGCTCCAATGGTCGTTACTTGTAGCTGCTGTTTTAAATATTTGAGAATTTAAAGAACATTTGATACAATATAATTCCAGTTATTAAAAATAGATAATCAAATTGTGGTCATATCCAGCTTTAAAtcttaaatgaaatgaaagaaataaaatttaattggCCTAAATCCCGCAACTTCCTATCAAATCTTAAATAGCCTTTTTTAAGCTTCGAACTTAGAAAAACTCGGTGTCCAAACTACCTAAGGAACTccaatgttattttttttttccttttctcagcAACCCAACGAACGGCTAGGTACCTCTGTCACCACTCATAGTACAAGCTTGAATTCATTTCAGCTCGTGTAGTTTATATTCACACGACGTGACGTAATATGGGTCCACTACCTCATACCATAATATCTTTTTGAAAATCTCATTGGAATTTTCCCATCTTTTCCAGTCTTCCTCTAGGgttgtttatatattttgcaGACATAGGGTTTCTCTTTCATCAACACATTTCAGTATGAGTAACAATTGGGACATATATCAGTCCAATCTTTATCCCTTCACGGCTGATGCCGTTGGTAAATCCCTAACCtctttacatatatacatttttaaaaattcctTTACATTGATGTGTTTGTATAAAGAGTGTTTTCAGTTTTCTTTTGTGTCTCTCAGGGTGTTTTCGGTTTGaaggaaatgttttctttaactttttccatttttttttttgtgtgtgtttaaaaataaaaaaatattattctaaatataaaaaaaatgttgtaaaaataagctaaaaacTAAAGATAATAAAAGTTTTTAAGCACTTACTATTATTGGTTCAAAAGttgatatatgtacataaagaccgaaaatctaccctatatatacactgtaatattgccgagggtgttcaccctCGGGTCCCTTTATTAAATCCAAAAATAGGTGGGGTTTTCTATATTTGATGAATTAGGTGCATTCGATAATTCAAACATCCAATGCCTAAGTTTAAACTTGTTTGCCACAaaattcaaatcattttcctCAGTTTTAATGAACTTATTTTCCTTGATAAAATGTTTTCCtaaaattttgaccaaccgatcatgagaaaattggaaaacatttcctTACTGAACACACCCTCGAACAAACGCACATATATTCCTCTATGGCTTTTGGCTCCAAGTGATTCTTATTTGTCTTAATTCTATGTAGCTTCGTATGCTGAATATCGTGCTGAGTTGGAGCTTGAACGGAAGGTTGGTTCTTTTTTATACTCcgtctgtttcaatttatgtgaacctatttcctttttagtcaatgccaaaaagaatgaccctTTTCtaaatttggaaacaaaatCACTTTTGTAATGATTTATAGGCATACAAGtttctatgacttgttttaaaccacaagtttcaaaatttttctcttctttcttaaactttgtgcccacaggttcacataaattgaagcagagggagtattattttttttggtgctTTTGTTCCGGTTCATTCTGTTTTAGTTTAAATATTTcacttggttttcttgttcattgtagtaatttcttttcttttggaaatgtGTAGGAAAAGATTCGGAAATTGGATGGGGATCCCTTGACTAGACTTAAGAAATTGTCACCACGAGTTAGGAAGCGCGTGGAGGCTTTGAGAAATCTTCAGGTTATTATTCATATGTTTCAATTGTTACCCGTTGCTTCATTGACTGTGTTTATCTGGTCACTTTGTTACCCTTACCTGTTGTCTGTTTTGGTTATGCGTTGTtgtgccgagggtctatcagaaacagcctctctatcccacaaaggtaggggtaaggtctgcgtacatggGCAAATTTATATAGTAGATTATGAGGCACCCGAACCCATGGTCTCTTCGTAAAATTAGATATTTTATTTACATACTTTCTAAAATTGGCATAATATTAACTGCTGGCACCCGtgcccaagaaaaaaaaataagttggttgaagtccaacttattttttttggcttaggatcaattcccacttaatacatttttttctctcttttttttaaatgggtctTTTTTTTAGTAGTTATTTTAAGTCAAAAATGACTTTAAGTCTGgccaccaaacactcaaaaaagctgaaaaaagcttataagccaactatgttgttgttgtattcataTTATATCAATTAATGTGATGTTGTTTGATCGACATTGAGTTAAGATGTGATATTAGTCGTAGTGGAAGAAGATGCTATAATGGCTGAGAAGTTATTTTAATGGAGAAAACATCAAATATTAGGCCATTCTTTCCTCCTTTTCCTGGGCTTAGAGGTCATATATGTTGGCTTACCACTCTTTGAATTCAATCTGTTATAAAAGTTAGGTTGATGAAGCCGTATATAATGACTGTATTTCTGGAGGAGACACACTGTTATTAGGCCATTCTTTCCTTCCCATCTctcaaaatatatttaatttgcATGACTACTTTTGTGCATGAATCAATCCTCATTCTAATGATTAATTTGCTTTACTTATGagtccttattttcaatgccaactTTTTGGTCCTTGGATTTGCATGTCACATTCTGTTGCCTGTATTAGATAATCCAATATATTGTGTAGATTTTAACTCCTCTTgcaaaaggaagaaagagagCTTGACAGAATTTTCTGTTTGTAGGGTCAACCTGGTGCGCTGAAAGCTTTATTATCGGAGGAGAAGGCTGTACTTAAAGCTGGTTATGAGAAGCTGCATAAATCGTTGGACACGAAGGTGAAGGATAATTAAACTTGTTCTGCATGTGGCTTGACACAACAATATCTGCTCCCCCAGCCACTCCCCAATACCCACcccaaatgaaaaagaaaaagaaaaagaaagatataggAAAGTAGAGAAGGAAGAAATACTTCTGTTTTGTATAAGTTAGTAACCTTGCAGCTGTTTTGACTCACATGGCTGGTCTTAGAGTAcaacaaactaaaaaatataGCACTCATACGTAAGTGAGTGCATTACAAACCAACCTGAAACCCATACAGCTGCAAGGTTACTAACTTCTACAAAATAATAGGCTAACATCTTCCAATTCCCAGTCATTAAAGTGTCTTCTGAAATTATTTTCCATCCTTTATCAGTATAACATTCATTGAACAAGCTATGTATATTTTCTGCTAAACTATACAGGACAGGGAATTTATCCCTCAATATTTCTTCACCAATCCAATAAGCTATCCAAAATCTGATCATACACTCATTTCCAACACTCAATTTAAAATATTGTTGGAATTCTGGCCAGAGCTCACTAATATGCTTCCATATAGTGGCTTAGCAGGCATAGGAACAATTCTAGGACTCCAAAGGCCCTCTTGACATATTTAGAACACGTTACATCTCTCAATAATTCTCTCAATAATTCTCCTTTGTCCTCACCGCTGCTCCCAATTTTTCTTCGTGCGAATCAGTTTTGTTCCACATCATGTGTTTGTGCgtgttttgtgtgtgtatatgtattatttcTCCTCCATCTTTCACTTAGAGagtgtttggattgactttttaaaaataacttataagctaaaagcCATAAGTTGAGAATAGCCAACTTTTggcttttagcttatttttgtacttttttggCCTAAAGTTAGTGCTAAAAAACACCATATTAATGTCAGCGCGCAGAAGCttactcttttatttctttctgtATCGCAGTCCTTGTAAAAATATGTGGTTCGAGGAAAGTGCGTGGCAAGACTAGCCCATGAAAACATGACTCGCAAACCTCCCAAGTTTGGGTGGGCGGGTTAATAACCCGCGCATTGATTAACTCAGCCCATTTTACCCTTCCAAAATCAACCCATCTAAGTTGGGCTGATTTGGGCTAAATATGTAGCTGAGATCGACCCATGGGGCTCTTgtcaaaatttattaaaaaaggaTTAgccaaaaaaagggaaagtttcGTTAgttttgtttggtaattaaacaaattataagaaaacaaacaaaaaaattaatacttgGTAAGAGTGGAGTGGGTTAGGACATGATCCATTGTTTACTCCATGTTGACCCAGCCCATCTCAACCTAAGTCATTTTTGACCCGTTCTAATTCCACACAGCCCGCCCACTTGACACTCCTACATCATATTTAAATTTCATAGTTATTGTGTATAAGTGTTGGATAAATTATGTCTTAGTTAATTTGCTTACTGTTTCCTGCCTTTTGTGTTTTCCTCGTGTTGACGTAAGTAATTGGAGCAAATATTAAACTATATTCGCTAAATTATGAGGGGGATCAGGGAGGAAAGAAGAAAACTGATCAACCTACTCCTTTTCCTGGTCTTATGGGTCATATGTGTTGGTTTATACCTCTCTAAATCTAAGTTACTCTTGTCACTGTTATATATGGGTGcataaagaggaaaaaagtgTCCGATACGGTTTAGTAATCTAGATGTCGgatccttcatgatctaaattttaagttTCGGGGATACGGATCCATCTGGACCCAGTCCTCTCATGGATACTATGCGGGGATCTCAAAGGCTAAAAAATTCACATATCTAAAAAATCGTGAGttataaaacctaaattatggaatattatgtggaaaacttgaggaaaaatattgatcaagaggagAATCCCCAAAGGAGATAAAAGGATTGAAGTTTCAGTGACATAGAAATTTTTATACAAggtattccattttcttcaatttcaccttAGCTTTAGTTTTGATTAAAGAAATCAGAGAAAAACTGATCAGAATTTCTATGgatcgattttggtcaaagtatccaaAATCGTTGACCAGAGGTTGATGAAATCATCCCACACCCACACGCACACCCATGTCGtgtcgacacgggtgcggcaccgaaaatgaagagtccgagtaacatgGCTCTGAATTCAGTCTGTTATAAAAGC
This window harbors:
- the LOC132052203 gene encoding nucleosome assembly protein 1;4-like isoform X1, encoding MSNSQLDSDLHTSLPAAAAALSAEDRAGLVNALKNTLQNLALENSDILETLSPQVRKRVDALRELQGQHDELQAKFLEEKAALEVKYQKLYEPLYTKRYEIVNGVVEVEGVNVAPVDQGDNKGTGDGTEKGIPNFWLIAMQNNEILAEEISEDDEEALEFLKDIKWCRVDDPKGFKLEFFFDTNPFFKNPVLTKTYHMIGDDEPILEKAIGTDIEWYPGKCLTRKILKKRQKKGLKNVKPEIRIEDCESFFNFFKPPQVPEDDGYDIDNDTVEKLQHQMEQDYEIGSTIRDKIIPHAVSWFTGELAENDDSEDTEDEDEDEEEKCENKP
- the LOC132052203 gene encoding nucleosome assembly protein 1;4-like isoform X2, with translation MSNSQLDSDLHTSLPAAAAALSAEDRAGLVNALKNTLQNLALENSDILETLSPQVRKRVDALRELQGQHDELQAKFLEEKAALEVKYQKLYEPLYTKRYEIVNGVVEVEGVNVAPVDQGDNKGTGDGTEKGIPNFWLIAMQNNEILAEEISEDDEEALEFLKDIKWCRVDDPKGFKLEFFFDTNPFFKNPVLTKTYHMIGDDEPILEKAIGTDIEWYPGKCLTRKILKKRQKKGLKNVKPEIRIEDCESFFNFFKPPQVPEDDGYDIDNDTVEKLQHQMEQDYEIGFVYLDLCPNKLPVWFYAS